Part of the Impatiens glandulifera chromosome 8, dImpGla2.1, whole genome shotgun sequence genome is shown below.
TgttgttttaaggatatcaaataacGTAAAATAATGAccttcaaagtcattagaaggttAAAGACCTATTAATTTagcaatttttgaaattttaattccgaaagttaattgtataactttcggaaataacaatcaaaaccgaaagttatacaattaactttcgtttttatttgagttaaattgTGCACatttcaaaaccgagagatttagacatatctctcggaatttaattgatcaaaaccgagaggtttatttaaaaccttcgcaaataccgaaggttaagctaataactctcggtttttctttaaaaggaaaaaccgaaggttaagctaataactctcggtttttcttcaaaggaaaaaccgaaggttcattcaataactctcggtttttctttcaagggaaaaaccgaaggttaagctaataactctcggtttttctcatttgaagaaaacccgagaactagaggatatctttcggtaaatacacaattatttttaacgacagagtcaataccgagggatggcgacagttaccttaactctcggattttggtctataccgaaagttatagggtcaaaaccgaaagttatacaattaactttcgtttttatttgagttaaattgTGCACatttcaaaaccgagagatttagacatatctctcggaatttaattgatcaaaaccgagaggtttatttaaaaccttcgcaaataccgaaggttaagctaataactctcggtttttctttaaaaggaaaaaccgaaggttaagctaataactctcggtttttcttcaaaggaaaaaccgaaggttcattcaataactctcggtttttctttcaagggaaaaaccgaaggttaagctaataactctcggtttttctcatttgaagaaaacccgagaactagaggatatctttcggtaaatacacaattatttttaacgacagagtcaataccgagggatggcgacagttaccttaactctcggattttggtctataccgaaagttatagggtcaaaaccgagagttttcactttcggttttgaccatttttttactagtgagtGATTCTGATTAGAGTTGGaaggtaaaataaaaatagagtttAGAGATAGATATTTCATTACTCGACGAGAATGTACCGATGCCAACCCTAGCTGTGGTCGATTAGTGTGCTCATTAGGATCGGCCCTGACAATTTTGGGccctatgcaaatttaaattttggggcccctaaaatagtaaataaaattaatttttaataatataaattgagatataaatgattaatatattataatacggaaataaaagattaaaaaagagataaaaaagttatatatataatatatatttaatattaaaagagaaaaaatgaaaaaataagattaataatatattactataaaatgttaaaaaatggGGCCTATAAAGGTGGGGTCCTATGCAAATGCATAGGTTGCCTTCCCCTAGGGTCGGCCCTACATGCAATAGGAATATGGAATTGTTGGAATCTAGAGAGTGAAATCTTTTCACTTTATCTGCGTAGATTTTGTAAGTTAATTTCAAAGCGCATTTACCATAATACAccttatgaatttttttaaacacgCCAAGTAAGGTTAGCTACACTACATTGGCTAATACACCTCATTAATATGACATGTAAATCGACAATTCAATGCCTAAGAAGCAATGTTCACAATTAGTCAATCTTTGAGGATCAAAGTTGGTCCTCTAAAAGGTTATTTGTGTCGTATTTTAGCTCTGCGTCAATCTGATGTCATTGTAAAGCTTGATTTACAACACAAAATTCCCATATGTTTACTTTATcttgttcaatattttaatgtattaatttgAATCTTTTTCTACATTTTCCTTCCTAAATTTTGTGAACGAGTTTCTTCATTGTAGTCTATCCACTATTCCGACATGCATTGGCAACTATATCTTACTTGTCGAGGTATAATATCTTTTGGTTCCAATATCTAGCAATTGTAtgtattaatattcttttgacATTGATATGGTAAGAATACAGGTGAATCTTTCATCAAATCTTTTGACAGAGTTGCCAGATACTTTTGCAagtttacatatataatttgaaagttggtatttttgtttcatttcttcTTTTGCCCCATTCTTTTGCCATTGTATTTGTGGTAGAGCTaatagttatttataaattattttggatgTTAAATTATTGAGGAATTGAAGCACCATATATGCTCATATGCCAAACCGATAAACGTGCACAATTAATATCAAGCACGCATGTACTAGTTATGATTCACATTACAAGGGAAATTGTAGCATGATTCAAGAAATGACAAGGTTGTGGGAAAAAATATGTTGAATTTGAAgaatcatctacataaatttggaTTGGGCTGAAGAAAGAATATGATTTTATTCCTATTTTGATAAGGAAGACCAATAATTATGAACTCAAGATTGAACACTAATTTATTAATACTTAGTGAATTTTGTTTAAGGAAACAAAAGATGCAGACAAATCATGGAATAGGAGATAAGATGTTTAAAGAGCATTAGTTCAAggaaaaattgaattgaaacaTGAAATAATTATCAAGCTCTTACCTACTTTTTGTTATGTAAGTTGTAAGcgaaaactttatattttcttccAATTTTAGTAATGTAAGCTAAGCTTAGAGCATTAAAATGCATAAGTTTAAAAGGTACATAAAGTGTTGAAATTGAAGCAAGGTTAAAgttgcaataataataataatcttaacACTCATACGCTATTTTTTTTGCTTTGGTATGCAGGTTCTTACACTTAGCAACAATGTCGAATAATGTCGACGGTAAGTACCTCCCCAGAATAATgtttaaatgtgtaaaaatgtaCCTTCTAAGACAATTTTTTAACTCTCATTCTATTTCAATCAttcacattttatattttaaaaggtaCCGCTGTCATTAATCAATGCATTGTGATTTTAGTTGAAAGGATGAGATCGATTTGAGTTGGAATCTTTGTTGATCGAAAAGGGAGTTATCGAGATATTTTCCACTTTATGCGAAATGAATCTACATGAAGGtatttttctacattttttatgtcttttttcttttaattatggCAATATTCTTTATTGGTAGTACATTGTTAGAACTCTAAGTATAATATTAGATGAGCGGATATTGTGATTCTTTTtcttatcttcttgtattaGATGTTTCTTCTTATATTGTTGATCTGAGTTTCATACtttttgtttgagttatatactttcaaaagaaaattaatcattttatttagttttttcttttgatgGTATTGATGGCTGACTGAAGTATTCATCCTCAAGTTGTCAtctgcaagaagaagaaatgtggATACAACAAcaaggtttttattttttcaaattgtttatatttagtTTACATCAATAtactttttctatttttaatcttaaaaaaatattcttttacatAATTGCAGTGGATGCCCAACTAGATGAAAATCATCCATTTTtctatttaagttttattgttcaaaattattttgtttggtttagaTCTTTTAAATCTTTTGACTATGATTCGATTAAATGAGATATGTTATTGAGAGAATTTaggttaattttgttataattaaaattgtcaataattagtatgaaatattttttttaatgattatttaattttaaaaaatacattataaaaaattatcaaaaaaatatatattattaaaattagaaagATAGTAACGCTTAAATTAATGTTACTGACGCTTAATTAAGCGTCGTTATAATTTGACCTGCTTATGGCGACGCAtaaataagtgtcggtaatattTTGACGACACTTTTAAGGATTGGCAGAAGTTTTTTTATTGTACtgtatgtattaattaataaattaattgatatgatcgataataataataataataataataataataataataataataataataataataataataataataataataataataataataataataataataataataataataataataaagtaatgtTTAAGAATGGttgagtttataaaaaaaattatacaaaacaaGTCCTTCTAAACAATTCCTCACCGGTCAAGAGCTGTAAGTCCTCTAAAAATGATGATTTTCATTGATAACACTATCTGCATGTTCAGgatatctaaaaaatatttaaacaccttcataatattttatagttattcgGTGCATATTTCGATTTTCgagttaattttaatataagtcaCACATCTTTTTCTCAGATTATGTTTTGAATAGAAAAGGGATGAGGTTGACAAATATTTTTGGATTCAGAATCGGTGGTCTTCCGTCAATATATCTTTGTATGACATTGTTTGTTAAATTACGGTCCAAGGTCTATTGGGAtccgattatcactaaaatggaatGTAAATTGCCTATgtgaaaaagtaaaataatttcgAAAGAGGTTCGGCTAATCATTAAAAGTGTGCCATATACAAACCAATAATTTCTGATGGCAATGGAAGGTGTCCCAATATTTCTGATTTTGCATCCAATGTAATCAAAGAATCTCCGTCAATAGATAAGTGAAAAACTCCATTTAATAGCAAGTTGTACCACCTACTAAGGTCTTTATACATTTCCTTGCTTTTCCTCCAACAATTCTCCCTTGAATCATATATTTCAAACACATGTTTAACGTCTTCAAAACCTCGATCACGATAATTGTATCTGATATAGAGATTAACCGCCCTAAAGACTTTGTAATGTTGTAGGACTCCTGGGGGAGGCTGATTTGAATTGGACTGATGACCATCAAACCAAACACCCAAAACATAAGAATCGGTAGAGTCAGCACATGGGTATGAAAAGGTTGAAAAAGGTAACCTTTGAGATTCTCTAGTGGAGGGGTTAACCAAAAGTATGTCCATCTCATTGGATATACATATAATTCCGTCGTAAACATTTTTTAACCTAAATGAATGATGCAAATAAAATATTCCAATGTTTGTAACCATTGGTGATGAGAAGGGGATATCAGCTTTTTCCTCTCCATCAATAGTGGATGTTAGTTCGTTGCACTTTCTCTTTACCTTAAGAAACGAAATCAATACATCAGGGAATTGATGAGGAAGCATGCAGTCAAAAACTCTCTTAAAAAATTCTGATTCGAACCGAAGGAGCATGAAAGATGACCCACCTTCCTTGTCATTTTTCTTTCTACATGCCCGATGATTAtcataaagagaaataaaataagaacttcGTAACATAAAGTTccattttttgcataccgatCTGCATACTATAACATATTTGACTGGCAACCTTACAATAATATTCAATATCAGATCATCAGGAATAAAAGAAATGTTTCTCATTTGGGTATAGCCAACAATCCTGAAAAAACCAAAACAATCAATTTAACTTTTGTTCA
Proteins encoded:
- the LOC124912784 gene encoding uncharacterized protein LOC124912784, coding for MLPHQFPDVLISFLKVKRKCNELTSTIDGEEKADIPFSSPMVTNIGIFYLHHSFRLKNVYDGIICISNEMDILLVNPSTRESQRLPFSTFSYPCADSTDSYVLGVWFDGHQSNSNQPPPGVLQHYKVFRAVNLYIRYNYRDRGFEDVKHVFEIYDSRENCWRKSKEMYKDLSRWYNLLLNGVFHLSIDGDSLITLDAKSEILGHLPLPSEIIGLYMAHF